TCCTCTCCAACAGGGATGGTGAGTACACACAGCAGGGTTGAAATGGGAGCTCCATCACTCTCAGGGCAGGACCCAACTGAGGCTGGGTCTCTACCTGCAGAGCTGGTGGTGGCCGAATCCGTGGTGGTCAtcaaaaagctgctgcagatgcAGCCGGCCCAGCACAGCGAGATTATCAAGCACATGGCCAAGCTCACTGACAACATCCAGGTTGGTTGGGGTGTTGCTGAAccacaggagcaggggatggcagcagtgccacatGTCTGGGGGCATTTCACAGGTGCCGATGGCACGGGCCAGCATCTTGTGGCTCATTGGCGAGTACTGCGAGCACGTGCCCAAGATCGCACCTGATGTGCTGCGCAAGATGGCCAAGTCCTTCACCAACGAGGAGGACATTGTCAAGCTGCAGGTCATCAATCTGGCAGCTAAGCTCTACCTGACCAACTCTAAGCAGGTAGTGGGGATGTGATCCTAGGGTgagcctcagtttccctgccaAGGAGGGAGAGGCCAGCCCTGAGCATGttctctgctgcagagcaagcTGCTGACCCAGTATGTCCTCAACTTGGCCAAGTATGACCAGAATTATGACATCCGCGACCGGGCTCGCTTCATCCGCCAGCTCATTGTGCCCACTGAGAAGAGCGGGGCCCTCAATAAATACGCCAAGAAGCTCTTCCTGGCCCAAAAACCGGCTCCCATCTTGGAATCTTCTTTCAAAGGTACCCATCCCTGGTCACAGGGCATTGGGACATGGGGCACAAGCTGTCACCACAATGCTGCATGGCTCTCCCTGAGCTGCCTCCTTTCACCTCGTTGTAGATCGGGACCATTTCCAACTGGGCTCCCTGTCCCATCTGCTCAATGCTAAGGCTGTGGGCTACCAGGAGCTGCCCGACTGGCCGGATGAGGCCCCTGACCCCTCTGTGAGGAATGTGGAGGTGCGTGGAGCACCTCGGGTGCATGGGGGAGGAGGGGCCAAGGTGGGGACACTGACTCAAGGTCTTGGAAGAGCCCCAGAAGGTGCCTATGTACTGCTcacctgtccccattccctctcTAGTGCTCACACATCCACTTGGGGATGGGGGACAAGGGTGGGTGTTTGGATCCCCCAGTCATGGGGATGGCCCTGCTCCATCAACCCTGTGCCAACAGGTTCCTGAGTGGACCAAGTGCACCAGCCgggagaagaggaaggagaaggtggagaagCCTTTCTACTCTGACTCAGAGGGCGAGTCAGGGCCCACGGAGTCAGCAGACAGTGGTGAGGACCTGAGGGCACGAGATATTGGGCAGTGGTCACTGTGGCCATCAGGCAGGTGCCACAATGGTGGGGCATTGGACAGGGGACATGACAGTGGAGACATCCCGTCATGGGAGGGACATGGCAGGAGATGTAGAGGGAGGCAGTGGTGGGCAGTGGGACTATCCAGGAATGCAGTGGGAGGATGCAgtggagaggcagcagcaggtgtGGGGATGCAGTGGGAGGATGGAGGATGTAGTGGGATGAAATGGGAGATGGAGAAATGTGgggggacacagcagcagggctgagctgtgcccccACAGAGCCCGAGTCCGGCAGCGAAGAGaacggcagcagcagcagctctggcagctccagctctggcagcgaggaggaggatgaggaagaggaggaggacgaCAGTGGGGAGCAGTCagaggacaaggaggaggaggaggaggagaagaggccAAAGAGAAAGGACAAGGAAGGTTCCCATAAGGCAGTCTTGGGGACCACAGGCAGGTACACCCTGGGAAGgcagggggatgctcccagTGAAACCCCCACTCCAatcccctgagctgggctctccctgcagccccagcgaggaagaggaggaggaaggggcaaAGAAGGCCAAGAAGAAGGCCCCGCAGGGGAGGAAGGGCCGTGCCGAAACCTCATCAGAGGCCAGCACCTCCgagagcagctcctctggctccGACTCGGGCTCCGAGGCAGAGGCCAAGCAGAGGAAGGCGgtgagggctgggatgggctgggatgggggctGCACAGGGATACCTGGACCCTCTATTGAACTACCATCTCTGTcttgctgcagccccccagcagcAAGGCCAGCTCCAAGGAGATCTCCCTGCTTGACCTGGATGACTGTGAGTGGCTGCCTGGAATACGTGAATGGcgtggtggtggtgctggggaaactgaggcatgaGCACTCACCCCAGTGCCATCAGGACTCCATGGGTCCTTTGGGAGCTGCAAAGCTGGGACAAGAACAGGTGTGGTGAGGGGTCCTTGTCCCCAGAGGATGGCTGTGGGACAGGCAGCTGTGCCTATTGGATTGTCCCCATGTggctgtgcacagggacagcctaCAGGGTTGTGTCTACACCCATGGAGCTGTGCCACTGGGCTGTCCTTGTGTGGCTCTCCCCATGGGACTATGCCACCAGGGCTGACCCCACATGGCTGTCCCCCATGGGGCTATCCCCATGAGGCTGTCCCCATGGAGCTGTCCCCATGGCACTATGCCACCATTCTGTCCTCATATGGCTGTCCCCATGTGGTTGTCCCCATGGAGCTGTGGCATTGGGCCTGTCCCCATGCTATTGTCCCCATGGAGCTGAGCCActagaactgtccctgtgtgggtGTCCCTATGGGGCTATGCTCACAGCCATGGGGCTGTGAGCtcttttaaccctttcctcccccctccccaccttGCAGTCACTCCgcctcctccccagcccatcccctcCAGCAGCATCATCTCCACCAGCCTGGTGACTGACCTGGAGGGCCTCACTCTCACAGACACCTCCCTGACACCCACTGTAAGTGTCCCCCATGCCCTCCCTGGggaggtcccagtcctcctgtcaCCTGTGGGGGCTCCTGGGCCCTCTGCCACCTGCAGGGGTTGCAATCCActgtcccctggtgcagctgctgaGCCCGGCATTCAGTGCGGTGAAGACCTACGAGCTGCTGCACCGCATGGCAGGCGAGGGGCTGGCGGTGGAGTACTGCTTCAGCCGCCGGCCCTTCCCGGGAGACCCCCACATGGTGGCCGTCCAGATCCAGATCTCCAACAACACCGACACCGAGGTGAAGAACCTGCGGGTCAACGAACCCAAGCCACTATCTGGCATGCGGATACAGGAGTTCCCTGAGATCGGTATGGCATGGCACGGCGTGGCTGTGACGCTGTGGGAGAGTGGGGACAGGGGTTGGGTGGGAATGTGGGATGTAGTGGCAGCCCTGTGGTTCCAGAACACCTGGCgccaggggacacagccaccGTGGTGATGGGCATCGACTTCTGTGACTCCACCCAGGCGGCAAACTTCCAGCTGTGGTGAGCATCTGGcgccgggcagggcaggatgggtgtccccagggatgcagggcaTCAGGTGCTCCAGAGATGGGGAAAGTGGGATAGGTATCAACATCCCTCCAGGTAGCAGGAGACAGGAGACAGCAGAAGCAGGGCATGAGGGGATggaggacagcaggacaggcacCAGAGTCCTTGCAGGGAAGAGGAGATGGTCAGGTGGGCATGGGGTGGTTGGGGGACAGCAGGAAATGCACGTGCCTCTCTGTAAGGGgacaaggaggcagcagcagctccaggtccagCCTGACAGGTTCCCCCCATTCCTGAGCTCTTTTGTGCCACAGTTTCCGCAGTCacccctgcccagagcagggatgggaagcaGGACATGGAGAGGGGACATAATCTGAGCACATGCCCCTCTCACCTGCCTGTCTCCCCAGCACCCACACGCGCCAGTTCTACGTCTCCATCCAGCCCCCCGTGGGGGAGCTCATGGCCCCTGTCTTCATGAGCGAGAACGAGTTCAAGAAGGAGCAGGGTGAGTGgggccagggatggggacagggtgcTGCACGGGCACCCACCACTGACACTCACCCCCAATTTTGTCCCCTCTGCCGCCCTCGCTGTGGCCCTAGAGCACCTGGCACGGCCGGGTGAGGGTAAGTGGTTGCTCAGCTGGCCCCTAGACTAGCTCTGCTCCCCTCACAccccccccctgcacccccagcctgtggGCTGGGGTGACCACCCTGGTGTCAGGGTGGCCTTGTTGGGTCTCCACAAAGTGTGAAGGGCCCATGTCACCCTGGCACTCCCAGAACGGTGTCTGTGAGTGACACCCTGTGTCTTCGTGCTTCTGGATCAGCACATCCTCACCCTGACCCCATGGATGAGGGCAGTGTTGAGCAGGGGGCTTGGTGCCCTGTAGCACCTGGCCCCATTGCTGCCACTGTCCAGAGGAACCCACCCCCAGGGATGTGGCTACTGCCACCAGGCAGGCACATAGGCATGAGCCCAGGAAGGGTTATGAAGGATTTTCCCAACTCCACTGAATCCTGAACCAAGAGCaagcagagcagccagctcaGGATGTCATGGGGAACCTGAACGCAGGCAGCTGGAGGGGTATGTCAaagcagggcccagcagggtgTGTGGCCAGAGACGGGCAGGTGCCTCTGTTACCTGCTCTAGGGAAGCTGATGGGCATGAGCGAGATCACagagaagctgacactgcctgAGAAATGCCGAAGTGACCACACCATCGTCCAGCAAGTGACCTCGGCTGCCAACGTGGGCCGCGTGCCCTGCGGTGCCAGCAATGAGTAC
Above is a genomic segment from Agelaius phoeniceus isolate bAgePho1 chromosome 13, bAgePho1.hap1, whole genome shotgun sequence containing:
- the AP3B2 gene encoding AP-3 complex subunit beta-2 isoform X2, whose product is MAASPAYGEEKGGSSSLGEPEYGHDPASGGIFSSDYKRHDDLKEMLDSNKDSLKLEAMKRIVAMIARGKNASDLFPAVVKNVACKNIEVKKLVYVYLVRYAEEQQDLALLSISTFQRGLKDPNQLIRASALRVLSSIRVPIIVPIMMLAIKEAASDMSPYVRKTAAHAIPKLYSLDSDQKDQLIEVIEKLLADKTTLVAGSVVMAFEEVCPERIDLIHKNYRKLCNLLIDVEEWGQVVIINMLTRYARTQFLSPNQNESLLEENTEKAFYGSEEEDAKDAKAEAASLAKRKPYVMDPDHRLLLRNTKPLLQSRNAAVVMAVAQLYFHLAPKAEVGVIAKALVRLLRSHSEVQYVVLQNVATMSIKRRGMFEPYLKSFYIRSTDPTQIKILKLEVLTNLANETNISTILREFQTYIRSMDKDFVAATIQAIGRCATNIGKVRDTCLNGLVQLLSNRDELVVAESVVVIKKLLQMQPAQHSEIIKHMAKLTDNIQVPMARASILWLIGEYCEHVPKIAPDVLRKMAKSFTNEEDIVKLQVINLAAKLYLTNSKQSKLLTQYVLNLAKYDQNYDIRDRARFIRQLIVPTEKSGALNKYAKKLFLAQKPAPILESSFKDRDHFQLGSLSHLLNAKAVGYQELPDWPDEAPDPSVRNVEVPEWTKCTSREKRKEKVEKPFYSDSEGESGPTESADSEPESGSEENGSSSSSGSSSSGSEEEDEEEEEDDSGEQSEDKEEEEEEKRPKRKDKEGSHKAVLGTTGSPSEEEEEEGAKKAKKKAPQGRKGRAETSSEASTSESSSSGSDSGSEAEAKQRKAPPSSKASSKEISLLDLDDFTPPPPQPIPSSSIISTSLVTDLEGLTLTDTSLTPTLLSPAFSAVKTYELLHRMAGEGLAVEYCFSRRPFPGDPHMVAVQIQISNNTDTEVKNLRVNEPKPLSGMRIQEFPEIEHLAPGDTATVVMGIDFCDSTQAANFQLCTHTRQFYVSIQPPVGELMAPVFMSENEFKKEQGKLMGMSEITEKLTLPEKCRSDHTIVQQVTSAANVGRVPCGASNEYRFAAKTVTSGSLVLITLERREGSTAQLTINSEKMVIGTMLVKDIIQALTQ
- the AP3B2 gene encoding AP-3 complex subunit beta-2 isoform X1, which produces MAASPAYGEEKGGSSSLGEPEYGHDPASGGIFSSDYKRHDDLKEMLDSNKDSLKLEAMKRIVAMIARGKNASDLFPAVVKNVACKNIEVKKLVYVYLVRYAEEQQDLALLSISTFQRGLKDPNQLIRASALRVLSSIRVPIIVPIMMLAIKEAASDMSPYVRKTAAHAIPKLYSLDSDQKDQLIEVIEKLLADKTTLVAGSVVMAFEEVCPERIDLIHKNYRKLCNLLIDVEEWGQVVIINMLTRYARTQFLSPNQNQESLLEENTEKAFYGSEEEDAKDAKAEAASLAKRKPYVMDPDHRLLLRNTKPLLQSRNAAVVMAVAQLYFHLAPKAEVGVIAKALVRLLRSHSEVQYVVLQNVATMSIKRRGMFEPYLKSFYIRSTDPTQIKILKLEVLTNLANETNISTILREFQTYIRSMDKDFVAATIQAIGRCATNIGKVRDTCLNGLVQLLSNRDELVVAESVVVIKKLLQMQPAQHSEIIKHMAKLTDNIQVPMARASILWLIGEYCEHVPKIAPDVLRKMAKSFTNEEDIVKLQVINLAAKLYLTNSKQSKLLTQYVLNLAKYDQNYDIRDRARFIRQLIVPTEKSGALNKYAKKLFLAQKPAPILESSFKDRDHFQLGSLSHLLNAKAVGYQELPDWPDEAPDPSVRNVEVPEWTKCTSREKRKEKVEKPFYSDSEGESGPTESADSEPESGSEENGSSSSSGSSSSGSEEEDEEEEEDDSGEQSEDKEEEEEEKRPKRKDKEGSHKAVLGTTGSPSEEEEEEGAKKAKKKAPQGRKGRAETSSEASTSESSSSGSDSGSEAEAKQRKAPPSSKASSKEISLLDLDDFTPPPPQPIPSSSIISTSLVTDLEGLTLTDTSLTPTLLSPAFSAVKTYELLHRMAGEGLAVEYCFSRRPFPGDPHMVAVQIQISNNTDTEVKNLRVNEPKPLSGMRIQEFPEIEHLAPGDTATVVMGIDFCDSTQAANFQLCTHTRQFYVSIQPPVGELMAPVFMSENEFKKEQGKLMGMSEITEKLTLPEKCRSDHTIVQQVTSAANVGRVPCGASNEYRFAAKTVTSGSLVLITLERREGSTAQLTINSEKMVIGTMLVKDIIQALTQ
- the AP3B2 gene encoding AP-3 complex subunit beta-2 isoform X3 is translated as MAASPAYGEEKGGSSSLGEPEYGHDPASGGIFSSDYKRHDDLKEMLDSNKDSLKLEAMKRIVAMIARGKNASDLFPAVVKNVACKNIEVKKLVYVYLVRYAEEQQDLALLSISTFQRGLKDPNQLIRASALRVLSSIRVPIIVPIMMLAIKEAASDMSPYVRKTAAHAIPKLYSLDSDQKDQLIEVIEKLLADKTTLVAGSVVMAFEEVCPERIDLIHKNYRKLCNLLIDVEEWGQVVIINMLTRYARTQFLSPNQNQESLLEENTEKAFYGSEEEDAKDAKAEAASLAKRKPYVMDPDHRLLLRNTKPLLQSRNAAVVMAVAQLYFHLAPKAEVGVIAKALVRLLRSHSEVQYVVLQNVATMSIKRRGMFEPYLKSFYIRSTDPTQIKILKLEVLTNLANETNISTILREFQTYIRSMDKDFVAATIQAIGRCATNIGKVRDTCLNGLVQLLSNRDELVVAESVVVIKKLLQMQPAQHSEIIKHMAKLTDNIQVPMARASILWLIGEYCEHVPKIAPDVLRKMAKSFTNEEDIVKLQVINLAAKLYLTNSKQSKLLTQYVLNLAKYDQNYDIRDRARFIRQLIVPTEKSGALNKYAKKLFLAQKPAPILESSFKDRDHFQLGSLSHLLNAKAVGYQELPDWPDEAPDPSVRNVEVPEWTKCTSREKRKEKVEKPFYSDSEGESGPTESADSEPESGSEENGSSSSSGSSSSGSEEEDEEEEEDDSGEQSEDKEEEEEEKRPKRKDKEGSHKAVLGTTGSPSEEEEEEGAKKAKKKAPQGRKGRAETSSEASTSESSSSGSDSGSEAEAKQRKAPPSSKASSKEISLLDLDDFTPPPPQPIPSSSIISTSLVTDLEGLTLTDTSLTPTLLSPAFSAVKTYELLHRMAGEGLAVEYCFSRRPFPGDPHMVAVQIQISNNTDTEVKNLRVNEPKPLSGMRIQEFPEIVAALWFQNTWRQGTQPPW
- the AP3B2 gene encoding AP-3 complex subunit beta-2 isoform X4, with amino-acid sequence MAASPAYGEEKGGSSSLGEPEYGHDPASGGIFSSDYKRHDDLKEMLDSNKDSLKLEAMKRIVAMIARGKNASDLFPAVVKNVACKNIEVKKLVYVYLVRYAEEQQDLALLSISTFQRGLKDPNQLIRASALRVLSSIRVPIIVPIMMLAIKEAASDMSPYVRKTAAHAIPKLYSLDSDQKDQLIEVIEKLLADKTTLVAGSVVMAFEEVCPERIDLIHKNYRKLCNLLIDVEEWGQVVIINMLTRYARTQFLSPNQNQESLLEENTEKAFYGSEEEDAKDAKAEAASLAKRKPYVMDPDHRLLLRNTKPLLQSRNAAVVMAVAQLYFHLAPKAEVGVIAKALVRLLRSHSEVQYVVLQNVATMSIKRRGMFEPYLKSFYIRSTDPTQIKILKLEVLTNLANETNISTILREFQTYIRSMDKDFVAATIQAIGRCATNIGKVRDTCLNGLVQLLSNRDELVVAESVVVIKKLLQMQPAQHSEIIKHMAKLTDNIQVPMARASILWLIGEYCEHVPKIAPDVLRKMAKSFTNEEDIVKLQVINLAAKLYLTNSKQSKLLTQYVLNLAKYDQNYDIRDRARFIRQLIVPTEKSGALNKYAKKLFLAQKPAPILESSFKDRDHFQLGSLSHLLNAKAVGYQELPDWPDEAPDPSVRNVEVPEWTKCTSREKRKEKVEKPFYSDSEGESGPTESADSEPESGSEENGSSSSSGSSSSGSEEEDEEEEEDDSGEQSEDKEEEEEEKRPKRKDKEGSHKAVLGTTGSPSEEEEEEGAKKAKKKAPQGRKGRAETSSEASTSESSSSGSDSGSEAEAKQRKAPPSSKASSKEISLLDLDDFTPPPPQPIPSSSIISTSLVTDLEGLTLTDTSLTPTLLSPAFSAVKTYELLHRMAGEGLAVEYCFSRRPFPGDPHMVAVQIQISNNTDTEVKNLRVNEPKPLSGMRIQEFPEIALWFQNTWRQGTQPPW